A single region of the Ictalurus punctatus breed USDA103 chromosome 17, Coco_2.0, whole genome shotgun sequence genome encodes:
- the pxylp1 gene encoding 2-phosphoxylose phosphatase 1 isoform X2, which produces MPAYFQTHLLLVLFVVQPIPTTPLTEDGMLGKNRKRVNPVVHTESPELDPISDAYRYCNLPNHTEHTREGHSLADYKLLFVQVMIRHGDRYPLYTIPQTKRPAIDCTLSPHRKPSHPLLASFISHMAQGGRGHWDASLGSLARVPNHSSCELGELTQTGVVQHLKNGELLRQAYLKHHKLLPPDWSSQQLWLETTAKSRTLQSGLALLYGFLPNFDWSKVTVWHQRSTMFCGTWCECPARSLFLDEEQRRQYRLRTSNAELEQTYVAMAKALGVATRTMRAANPIDALLCHFCHGLPFPCASPHAFPASEKGACLTLQHFAVIRQQQRDDERERKEAGIYRRFAVLAAHPFLNRTAVRMEKAAHGNSEPVFALASAHDITMAPVLSALGLEGAGFPRFAARLVFELWKSPDVKGKGTQGGVANAYIRVLYNGEDLTFETAFCRNHDRHSTQPLCPLGNFLSFVRKDMFSIVNATSYHQACHQNY; this is translated from the exons aTGCCGGCCTATTTCCAGACACATCTTCTACTTGTCCTGTTTGTGG tgcaaCCGATACCAACCACTCCATTGACAGAAGATGGGATGCTTGGTAAAAACAGGAAAAGAGTAAACCCAGTGGTCCATACAGAGTCACCAGAGCTTGACCCGATCAGTGATGCTTACCGATACTGCAACCTGCCCAatcacacagaacacacacgcGAGG GTCACAGTCTGGCAGACTACAAGCTACTGTTTGTGCAGGTGATGATTCGCCATGGCGACCGTTACCCGCTGTACACCATCCCTCAGACCAAGAGACCAGCCATCGACTGCACACTGTCACCTCACAG aaagCCCTCTCACCCTCTGCTGGCCTCATTTATCAGTCACATGGCCCAGGGTGGGCGTGGTCACTGGGACGCATCACTGGGCTCACTGGCCCGAGTACCCAATCACAGCAGCTGTGAGTTGGGCGAGCTCACACAGACAG GTGTGGTCCAGCATTTAAAAAACGGCGAGCTCTTGCGCCAGGCTTACCTCAAGCACCACAAACTGCTTCCTCCTGATTGGTCATCGCAGCAGCTGTGGTTGGAGACCACCGCTAAGAGCCGCACCCTGCAGAGTGGCTTGGCTCTGCTCTACGGTTTCCTGCCCAATTTTGATTGGTCAAAAGTGACGGTGTGGCACCAGAGGAGCACTATGTTCTGTGGCACATGGTGTGAGTGTCCAGCACGGAGTCTCTTTCTGGATGAGGAGCAGCGTCGTCAATACCGCCTTCGCACCTCTAATGCCGAACTTGAGCAGACCTATGTCGCCATGGCAAAGGCGCTGGGCGTGGCCACACGCACGATGCGGGCGGCCAATCCGATAGATGCGCTGCTGTGTCATTTTTGCCATGGGTTGCCATTTCCCTGTGCCAGCCCGCATGCATTTCCTGCGTCCGAAAAGGGGGCGTGTCTAACACTGCAGCACTTTGCTGTGATTCGCCAGCAGCAGAGAGATGACGAGCGGGAGCGGAAGGAGGCGGGGATATACCGGCGTTTTGCCGTACTTGCAGCACATCCTTTCCTGAACCGGACAGCGGTACGCATGGAGAAAGCTGCCCACGGCAACAGTGAGCCTGTCTTCGCACTGGCCTCCGCCCATGACATCACCATGGCGCCAGTGCTAAGTGCCCTGGGCCTGGAGGGGGCAGGGTTTCCACGTTTCGCTGCTCGCTTGGTGTTTGAGCTGTGGAAGAGTCCGGATGTGAAGGGGAAGGGAACGCAAGGAGGTGTGGCGAATGCTTACATTCGTGTGCTCTATAACGGAGAGGACTTAACCTTTGAAACTGCCTTCTGCCGCAACCATGACCGCCACTCCACCCAGCCGCTGTGTCCTCTGGGTAATTTCTTGTCCTTTGTACGAAAGGACATGTTCAGTATTGTGAATGCCACCAGCTACCATCAAGCCTGCCATCAAAACTattaa
- the pxylp1 gene encoding 2-phosphoxylose phosphatase 1 isoform X1 gives MLPRNRYLLLLMVGVVLAVLSFSIQYLQPIPTTPLTEDGMLGKNRKRVNPVVHTESPELDPISDAYRYCNLPNHTEHTREGHSLADYKLLFVQVMIRHGDRYPLYTIPQTKRPAIDCTLSPHRKPSHPLLASFISHMAQGGRGHWDASLGSLARVPNHSSCELGELTQTGVVQHLKNGELLRQAYLKHHKLLPPDWSSQQLWLETTAKSRTLQSGLALLYGFLPNFDWSKVTVWHQRSTMFCGTWCECPARSLFLDEEQRRQYRLRTSNAELEQTYVAMAKALGVATRTMRAANPIDALLCHFCHGLPFPCASPHAFPASEKGACLTLQHFAVIRQQQRDDERERKEAGIYRRFAVLAAHPFLNRTAVRMEKAAHGNSEPVFALASAHDITMAPVLSALGLEGAGFPRFAARLVFELWKSPDVKGKGTQGGVANAYIRVLYNGEDLTFETAFCRNHDRHSTQPLCPLGNFLSFVRKDMFSIVNATSYHQACHQNY, from the exons atGCTACCACGGAACCGCTACTTGCTTTTGTTGATGGTTGGTGTGGTGCTAGCTGTGCTAAGCTTCAGCATTCaatact tgcaaCCGATACCAACCACTCCATTGACAGAAGATGGGATGCTTGGTAAAAACAGGAAAAGAGTAAACCCAGTGGTCCATACAGAGTCACCAGAGCTTGACCCGATCAGTGATGCTTACCGATACTGCAACCTGCCCAatcacacagaacacacacgcGAGG GTCACAGTCTGGCAGACTACAAGCTACTGTTTGTGCAGGTGATGATTCGCCATGGCGACCGTTACCCGCTGTACACCATCCCTCAGACCAAGAGACCAGCCATCGACTGCACACTGTCACCTCACAG aaagCCCTCTCACCCTCTGCTGGCCTCATTTATCAGTCACATGGCCCAGGGTGGGCGTGGTCACTGGGACGCATCACTGGGCTCACTGGCCCGAGTACCCAATCACAGCAGCTGTGAGTTGGGCGAGCTCACACAGACAG GTGTGGTCCAGCATTTAAAAAACGGCGAGCTCTTGCGCCAGGCTTACCTCAAGCACCACAAACTGCTTCCTCCTGATTGGTCATCGCAGCAGCTGTGGTTGGAGACCACCGCTAAGAGCCGCACCCTGCAGAGTGGCTTGGCTCTGCTCTACGGTTTCCTGCCCAATTTTGATTGGTCAAAAGTGACGGTGTGGCACCAGAGGAGCACTATGTTCTGTGGCACATGGTGTGAGTGTCCAGCACGGAGTCTCTTTCTGGATGAGGAGCAGCGTCGTCAATACCGCCTTCGCACCTCTAATGCCGAACTTGAGCAGACCTATGTCGCCATGGCAAAGGCGCTGGGCGTGGCCACACGCACGATGCGGGCGGCCAATCCGATAGATGCGCTGCTGTGTCATTTTTGCCATGGGTTGCCATTTCCCTGTGCCAGCCCGCATGCATTTCCTGCGTCCGAAAAGGGGGCGTGTCTAACACTGCAGCACTTTGCTGTGATTCGCCAGCAGCAGAGAGATGACGAGCGGGAGCGGAAGGAGGCGGGGATATACCGGCGTTTTGCCGTACTTGCAGCACATCCTTTCCTGAACCGGACAGCGGTACGCATGGAGAAAGCTGCCCACGGCAACAGTGAGCCTGTCTTCGCACTGGCCTCCGCCCATGACATCACCATGGCGCCAGTGCTAAGTGCCCTGGGCCTGGAGGGGGCAGGGTTTCCACGTTTCGCTGCTCGCTTGGTGTTTGAGCTGTGGAAGAGTCCGGATGTGAAGGGGAAGGGAACGCAAGGAGGTGTGGCGAATGCTTACATTCGTGTGCTCTATAACGGAGAGGACTTAACCTTTGAAACTGCCTTCTGCCGCAACCATGACCGCCACTCCACCCAGCCGCTGTGTCCTCTGGGTAATTTCTTGTCCTTTGTACGAAAGGACATGTTCAGTATTGTGAATGCCACCAGCTACCATCAAGCCTGCCATCAAAACTattaa